GGGCTTGTGGGCGAAGTGGTAGGAGTAAACACCACCGTCCTTACCGACGCCCTTGATCGGGGCTATATTCCGGTAGTTTCATCGGTAGCCTTCGGCATTGAGGGCCCTGACCGGGGAAAAAGTTTTAACGTGAACGCCGATACGGCCGCCGCCCAGGTGGCGCGGGCCCTGCGGGCAGAGAAACTCATCCTGATGACCGACGTAAAAGGGATACTCCGGAACGTGGAAGACCCCGATTCGCTGATCAGCGAAATTGCCCGCAGTGAACTGGACGAGCTTATTTCCCAGGGAATTGTTAGTAAGGGGATGATACCCAAGGTAGACTGTTGTAAGATAGCCCTGGATGGGGGTGTGCAGAAGGCCCACATTATCGATGGGCGGATTCCCCATGCGCTCCTCTTAGAACTCTTTACCGACGAAGGCATTGGCACCCAGGTGGTGCAGGGATAAGGTATGAAACAGGATACTCAGAGAGAAGCGTCTCTTAAGGTTCCCAGGCCCCTCGAAGGAGGCAAGGCCGCCGCGGCCTCGCCAACAAGCAAAAATCTGCTGTGCGAGGGGAAGGCCACTTCAATGGAGGCCCTCATACAGGAAGCCGCCACTTCTTTTATGAACACCTACCATCGGCTTCCCGTGGTGTTTAGCCATGGGAAAGGGGCCCGGCTCTATGATGTAGAAGGGAAGGAATACATCGATTTTTCTTCGGGCATCGCGGTAAACTGCCTTGGCCACAGTCATCCCACCCTGGTCCAGGCACTCCAGGAACAGGCGACGCGGCTTCTCCACACATCGAATTACTTTTTAAGCGATACCTCCGTGGCCTTTGCCAGAATGCTCTGCGAAGCAGGACGTCCCCTCGCTCTGGAACGGGTGTTTCTCTGCAATTCCGGCGCCGAGGCGAACGAGGGGGCCATCAAGATTGCCCGCAAGTATTCCCGGGATAAGTATGGGCCGGGACGCCACCGGATTATCACCCTGCGGGGAAGTTTTCACGGGCGAACCATTACAACCCTTTCTGCCACAGGACAGGACAAATTCCACCAGCACTTTGACCCCTTTACCGAAGGCTTTATCTATGTGCCTGCCAACGACGTAAGGGCCTTTCAGGCAGCCCTGGATGATACGGTCTGTGGGGTGCTCATGGAGCCCATCCAGGGGGAAAGTGGTATCCGTCCCCTGGAAGCCTCCTACGTCCAGGCCGTAGCGGAGCTCTGCGCCCAAAAGGACGTGCTCCTCATGTTTGACGAAGTCCAGAGCGGCGTCGGCAGAACGGGTTCTTTCTTTGCCTGCGAAGCCTTTGGGGTTAACCCCGATGTGGTCACCCTCGCCAAGGGACTTGCCGGTGGGGTTCCCGTAGGAGCAATCCTGGCGGGGAGAAAAACCGCAACGGTCCTTGGAGTGGGAGACCATGGCACCACCTTCGGGGGCAATCCCCTGGCGGCCGCGGCAGGATTGGTGGTCCTCAAAACGGTGAATAATCCCTCCTTCCTTGCCGAAATTCAGCGAAAGGGGGACCTTATTCAGTCCGTCATCCGGGGATGGAATGTGCCGGTTATTACCGAGGTCCGCGGCAAGGGGCTCATGATTGGTATCGACCTCACGGTGGATGCCTGGCCTGTCTTAGAACAGGCCCTGAACAAAGGGGTGGTCCTTCTTACGGCGGGCCCCAAAACCCTGCGGCTCCTGCCGCCCTACGTGATTTCCGACGAGGAACTAAAAGAGGGCTTAGCCATTATACGGAATATTCTTGATACCATACAGAAGGAGTGAATCATGAAAAAGAAGATTGTCCTGGCATATTCGGGGGGACTGGATACGACGGTTATCATCCCCTGGCTTAAGGAAAACTATGATTGCGAGATTATCGCGGTCTGTGTGGATGTAGGACAGGAAGCAGATTGGGAAAGCATCCGCCAGCGGGCCCTTGCCACCGGTGCGGCCGCCTGTCATGTGGCGGATGTCAAGAAAGAATACGTGGAAGAGTACGTGTGGCCCGCCCTTAAGGCCGGGGCGGTGTACGAAGATAAGTATCTGCTCGGAACTTCCACCGCCCGGCCCCTCATCGCCAAGGTGCTGGTGGACTATGCCCGCAAAGAAGGGGCCCAGGCCATTGCCCACGGAGCCACCGGTAAGGGGAACGATCAGGTGCGCTTCGACCTGGGAATCATGGCCTTTGCGCCGGATCTGGAAATCATCGCCCCCTGGCGCATCTGGAACATCAAGAGCCGGGAAGAAGAAATCGAGTACCTGGAACAACGGGGGCTGCCGGTGCCTATGAAAAAAAGTGATTCCTATAGCCGGGACGATAACCTCTGGCACATCTCCCACGAGGGGCTTGAACTAGAGGACCCCGCCAACGAACCGAACCTGGAACGGATGCTCAAGATGACGGTTCCCCCAGAAAAGGCCCCCGACAAGCCCGAATACGTGGAAATTG
The nucleotide sequence above comes from Treponema sp. J25. Encoded proteins:
- the argB gene encoding acetylglutamate kinase produces the protein MKEHVITNEDRSRVLIQALPYIQRFMGKTVVVKYGGNAMINEDLKKAVIQDLVLLSCVGIRTVLVHGGGPEIETMLKRIGKESRFVNGLRYTDEETIDIVQMVLCGKVNKDLVALIQEAGGKALGLSGLDGALLQARRFTAGGADLGLVGEVVGVNTTVLTDALDRGYIPVVSSVAFGIEGPDRGKSFNVNADTAAAQVARALRAEKLILMTDVKGILRNVEDPDSLISEIARSELDELISQGIVSKGMIPKVDCCKIALDGGVQKAHIIDGRIPHALLLELFTDEGIGTQVVQG
- a CDS encoding aspartate aminotransferase family protein — protein: MKQDTQREASLKVPRPLEGGKAAAASPTSKNLLCEGKATSMEALIQEAATSFMNTYHRLPVVFSHGKGARLYDVEGKEYIDFSSGIAVNCLGHSHPTLVQALQEQATRLLHTSNYFLSDTSVAFARMLCEAGRPLALERVFLCNSGAEANEGAIKIARKYSRDKYGPGRHRIITLRGSFHGRTITTLSATGQDKFHQHFDPFTEGFIYVPANDVRAFQAALDDTVCGVLMEPIQGESGIRPLEASYVQAVAELCAQKDVLLMFDEVQSGVGRTGSFFACEAFGVNPDVVTLAKGLAGGVPVGAILAGRKTATVLGVGDHGTTFGGNPLAAAAGLVVLKTVNNPSFLAEIQRKGDLIQSVIRGWNVPVITEVRGKGLMIGIDLTVDAWPVLEQALNKGVVLLTAGPKTLRLLPPYVISDEELKEGLAIIRNILDTIQKE
- a CDS encoding argininosuccinate synthase, whose product is MKKKIVLAYSGGLDTTVIIPWLKENYDCEIIAVCVDVGQEADWESIRQRALATGAAACHVADVKKEYVEEYVWPALKAGAVYEDKYLLGTSTARPLIAKVLVDYARKEGAQAIAHGATGKGNDQVRFDLGIMAFAPDLEIIAPWRIWNIKSREEEIEYLEQRGLPVPMKKSDSYSRDDNLWHISHEGLELEDPANEPNLERMLKMTVPPEKAPDKPEYVEIEFERGIPVAVNGKRMDGVALIRTLNKIGGAHGVGIVDLVENRVVGMKSRGVYETPGGAILYYAHQELEHLCLDRQTYAFKQMVAQKMAELIYGGLWFTPLREALSAFVDSTQRTVTGTVRVKLYKGSISGAGVRSPYSLYNASIASFTTGELYNHADAKGFIRLYGLPVLVRALMEQGKGAASISRHGSEAKSDGVAG